Proteins encoded in a region of the Isoalcanivorax pacificus W11-5 genome:
- a CDS encoding ComF family protein, giving the protein MNMSKVYLWSLFDQPFGECVLCREPARLHAGLCEACHPALPAIETTVCRCGLPSPGALPESGLCGRCLERPPPFRQVHCPWAYDFPLDRLINRYKHHRQLAIERALLPPWLASLPDPGPVDALVPVPSHWLRQWRRGFNPAHRLARAAADHLNLPLLPALARQRRTRHQQGQRARARRRNLHGAFALRQPVTGRHLALVDDVVTTGSTAREASQCLLDGGAASVQVWALARTLPTRGR; this is encoded by the coding sequence ATGAATATGTCAAAAGTTTACCTGTGGTCATTATTTGATCAGCCTTTTGGGGAGTGCGTGCTCTGTCGCGAACCCGCTCGGCTGCATGCCGGGCTGTGTGAGGCCTGCCACCCCGCCCTGCCGGCCATTGAGACCACGGTCTGCCGCTGCGGGCTGCCCAGCCCCGGCGCCCTGCCCGAGAGTGGCCTGTGCGGACGCTGTCTGGAGCGCCCGCCGCCGTTCCGGCAGGTGCATTGCCCCTGGGCCTATGATTTCCCGCTCGACCGGCTGATCAACCGCTATAAGCACCACCGGCAACTGGCGATCGAACGGGCGCTGCTGCCTCCCTGGCTGGCCTCGCTGCCCGATCCCGGCCCGGTGGATGCCCTGGTGCCGGTGCCCTCGCACTGGCTGCGCCAGTGGCGGCGCGGCTTCAACCCGGCCCACCGGCTGGCGCGCGCCGCTGCCGACCACCTCAATCTGCCGCTGTTGCCGGCCCTGGCGCGTCAGCGCCGCACACGCCATCAACAAGGCCAGCGGGCCAGGGCACGGCGGCGCAATCTGCACGGCGCCTTTGCCCTTCGCCAGCCCGTCACGGGTCGGCATCTGGCCCTGGTGGATGATGTGGTGACCACAGGCAGTACGGCACGTGAAGCGAGCCAGTGCCTGCTGGACGGCGGTGCCGCCTCGGTACAGGTATGGGCGCTGGCACGCACACTGCCCACACGGGGGCGCTGA
- a CDS encoding glucosaminidase domain-containing protein, with product MRLATGHPATRALLLAGVLSALGALALLPTLILHWQVNQSDSTTDDTPPIWPLPEDETEARKAQLINTLLPAIQATNRDLLALREQAVAVHERFQAGKPDRGDLDWLHEQATRYRLESPDSLEALTDDWFATLLRRIDIIPASLALAQGAIESAWGTSRFAQEGNNYFGQWCFSPGCGMVPARRPAGAKYEVERFASVEEAVRRYMLNLNSHPRYRYMRVLREQARAQEKPLSGRVMAAGLNGYAEIGEVYISHIRSVIRHNDFDRFADF from the coding sequence TTGAGACTCGCCACCGGACATCCCGCGACCCGGGCCCTGCTGCTGGCCGGCGTACTGAGTGCGCTGGGGGCGCTGGCGTTGCTGCCCACCCTGATCCTGCACTGGCAGGTGAATCAGTCGGACAGCACGACCGATGACACACCGCCGATCTGGCCCCTGCCGGAAGACGAGACAGAAGCACGCAAGGCGCAACTGATCAACACCCTGCTGCCGGCCATCCAGGCCACCAACCGCGATCTGCTGGCGCTGCGCGAGCAGGCCGTAGCGGTCCATGAACGCTTCCAGGCCGGCAAGCCCGACCGGGGTGACCTGGACTGGCTACACGAGCAGGCCACGCGCTATCGGCTCGAATCCCCGGACAGTCTCGAAGCGCTGACCGACGACTGGTTTGCCACCCTGTTGCGCCGGATCGACATCATTCCCGCCTCGCTGGCGCTGGCCCAGGGCGCGATCGAATCCGCCTGGGGCACCTCGCGCTTCGCGCAGGAGGGCAACAACTATTTCGGGCAATGGTGCTTTTCCCCGGGCTGCGGCATGGTGCCGGCGCGCCGGCCGGCCGGCGCAAAGTACGAGGTGGAGCGGTTCGCTTCCGTGGAAGAGGCGGTGCGCCGCTACATGCTCAACCTGAACAGCCACCCGCGCTACCGGTATATGCGGGTGCTGCGCGAGCAGGCGCGGGCGCAGGAGAAGCCGCTGTCAGGGCGCGTGATGGCCGCCGGACTCAACGGCTATGCCGAGATCGGCGAGGTGTATATCTCTCACATTCGCTCGGTGATCCGGCATAACGATTTTGATCGATTTGCGGATTTTTGA
- a CDS encoding polysaccharide deacetylase family protein, with translation MSRPSGKPAICVLLLMLTGLALPAQAAVILLYHHVAEDTPASTSVTPAMFEAHLRHLKDEGFEVVRLDELVRRVRAGEPAETKLAAITFDDAYRSIHDNAVPLLERHGWPASVFVATGAVGEGGNMMNVAQLQALHEAGHLLLNHSHRHAHLVRRQDDESWAARVREDIEQAQTLLGEWLGEPPPRYFAYPYGEQDEAVRALLRDMDYLGFAQRSGALDADTDWQNIPRIPVNRHYADWDSLGDKVRALPMPVREVSPGSGVTTQKRPALTMVLPANWASRSVNCFAGGAAIVERTAVENGVRLRVTPGRDLSPGRTLVNCTASAGQGRFYWYSWLWMYRDSEWYRE, from the coding sequence TTGAGCAGACCATCAGGCAAACCGGCGATATGCGTCCTGCTCCTGATGCTGACGGGGCTGGCCTTGCCCGCGCAGGCGGCGGTGATCCTGCTGTACCACCATGTGGCGGAGGATACACCGGCATCGACTTCTGTTACCCCGGCGATGTTCGAAGCGCACTTGCGTCACCTTAAGGACGAAGGTTTCGAGGTGGTGCGTCTGGATGAACTGGTGCGGCGCGTGCGCGCCGGTGAGCCGGCAGAGACAAAACTGGCCGCCATCACCTTTGACGACGCCTATCGCAGTATCCATGACAACGCAGTGCCCTTGCTCGAGCGTCATGGCTGGCCGGCCAGTGTGTTTGTCGCCACCGGCGCGGTGGGAGAGGGCGGCAACATGATGAACGTGGCGCAGTTGCAGGCGCTGCATGAGGCCGGCCATCTGCTGCTCAATCACAGCCACCGGCATGCGCATCTGGTACGCCGCCAGGACGACGAATCCTGGGCGGCGCGTGTGCGGGAGGACATCGAGCAGGCCCAAACCTTGCTGGGTGAGTGGCTGGGTGAGCCGCCGCCACGCTATTTTGCGTATCCCTACGGCGAGCAGGACGAGGCGGTGCGCGCGTTGCTGCGCGACATGGATTATCTCGGCTTCGCCCAGCGCAGCGGTGCGCTAGATGCCGACACCGACTGGCAGAATATTCCACGCATTCCCGTGAACCGCCATTACGCCGACTGGGACAGCCTCGGCGACAAGGTCCGTGCATTGCCGATGCCGGTGCGCGAGGTGTCGCCGGGCAGCGGTGTGACGACACAAAAACGACCGGCGTTGACGATGGTGTTGCCGGCGAACTGGGCGTCGCGCAGCGTGAACTGCTTTGCTGGCGGTGCGGCGATTGTGGAGCGGACTGCGGTGGAAAACGGTGTGCGGCTGCGGGTTACGCCGGGTCGTGACCTGTCACCGGGGCGCACGCTGGTGAATTGCACGGCCAGCGCCGGGCAGGGTCGGTTCTATTGGTATTCCTGGCTGTGGATGTATCGCGACAGCGAGTGGTACCGCGAATAG
- a CDS encoding YiiD C-terminal domain-containing protein has translation MSLTREQLDTLKQAASAPFPFAERCGAVVEALEVGYCRMRMPFEPNINHVGTMYAGALFTLAELPGGVVYLSSFDTRRFYPIVKDMQIRFRRPAKTDITVEVHLSDDEVQRIQNEADANGKADFEWECELKDASGEVVAISRNVYQLRKIGM, from the coding sequence ATGTCACTGACACGCGAACAACTCGACACCCTGAAGCAGGCGGCCTCGGCGCCGTTTCCCTTTGCCGAACGCTGCGGCGCCGTGGTGGAGGCGCTGGAAGTGGGCTACTGCAGGATGCGCATGCCGTTCGAGCCGAACATCAATCACGTCGGCACCATGTATGCCGGCGCGCTGTTCACCCTGGCAGAACTGCCCGGTGGCGTGGTCTATCTCAGCAGCTTCGACACCAGGCGTTTTTATCCGATCGTGAAAGACATGCAGATCCGTTTTCGTCGCCCGGCGAAAACCGACATCACGGTGGAAGTGCACCTGAGCGATGACGAGGTGCAACGCATCCAGAACGAGGCCGACGCCAACGGCAAGGCGGATTTCGAATGGGAATGCGAACTCAAGGACGCCAGTGGCGAGGTGGTGGCCATCTCCCGCAATGTTTATCAACTGCGCAAGATCGGGATGTAA
- the bioB gene encoding biotin synthase BioB, whose protein sequence is MNADVTTLPTTSANAPVRHDWARDEIQALFDLPFNDLLFRAGTVHRQFFDPNAVQVSTLLSIKTGACPEDCKYCSQSGHYNTELEKEKLLEVQKVIAEARQAKEKGASRFCMGAAWRSPRGKDMPYVLEMVRQVKSLGMETCMTLGMLDKEQAEALAEAGLDYYNHNLDTSPEYYGKVITTRTYDHRLNTLANVRDAGMKICCGGIIGMGEGRQDRVGLLQQLANLPQHPESVPINMLVKIEGTPLAEVDDLDPFEFVRTIAVARILMPQSFVRLSAGRQEMNDQTQALCFMAGANSIFYGERLLTTDNPEADHDRELFRRLGIHPMELNAGDYSDEAAEDALQRQIAEQEAEEQGLFYDAMSKRAPKRVLDKRA, encoded by the coding sequence ATGAACGCCGACGTCACCACTTTGCCGACGACATCCGCTAACGCGCCTGTACGCCATGACTGGGCCCGCGACGAGATCCAGGCATTGTTTGACCTGCCGTTCAACGACCTGCTGTTCCGCGCCGGCACGGTGCACCGCCAGTTCTTTGATCCGAATGCCGTGCAGGTGTCCACCCTGCTGTCGATCAAGACTGGCGCATGCCCGGAAGACTGCAAGTACTGCTCCCAGTCCGGTCACTACAACACCGAGCTGGAAAAGGAAAAACTGCTGGAAGTCCAGAAAGTGATCGCGGAAGCCCGCCAGGCAAAAGAGAAAGGCGCGTCCCGTTTCTGCATGGGCGCCGCCTGGCGCAGCCCGCGCGGCAAGGACATGCCCTATGTGCTGGAAATGGTGCGGCAGGTGAAATCCCTCGGCATGGAAACCTGCATGACGCTGGGCATGCTCGATAAAGAGCAGGCCGAGGCGCTGGCCGAGGCCGGCCTGGACTACTACAACCACAACCTCGACACCTCGCCGGAGTATTACGGCAAGGTGATCACCACCCGCACCTATGACCATCGCCTGAACACCCTCGCCAACGTGCGCGACGCCGGCATGAAAATCTGCTGCGGCGGCATCATCGGCATGGGCGAAGGTCGCCAGGACCGTGTCGGCCTGCTGCAACAACTGGCCAACCTGCCCCAGCACCCGGAATCGGTGCCCATCAACATGCTGGTGAAGATCGAAGGCACACCGTTGGCCGAGGTCGACGACCTCGACCCGTTTGAATTTGTGCGCACCATCGCCGTGGCGCGCATCCTGATGCCGCAATCCTTTGTGCGCCTGTCCGCCGGCCGCCAGGAAATGAACGACCAGACCCAGGCGCTGTGCTTCATGGCCGGGGCCAACTCCATCTTCTACGGCGAGCGGCTGCTGACCACGGACAACCCGGAAGCCGACCACGACCGCGAACTGTTCCGTCGTCTGGGCATTCATCCTATGGAACTGAACGCGGGCGACTATTCCGACGAAGCCGCCGAAGACGCCCTGCAACGGCAGATCGCCGAACAGGAAGCCGAAGAGCAGGGCCTGTTCTATGACGCCATGAGCAAACGCGCCCCGAAACGCGTGCTCGACAAGCGCGCCTGA
- a CDS encoding acetoacetate decarboxylase family protein, which yields MIAPAPWQLHGRAYAFALKTGAAQRTAQSGAPAALGEPGGARSILMFVDYASSDVGPYRELLFIPGHYRFPDGRRYNSIGRIYVSSQDSVDNGRSNWGIPKDHADFEVEQTEAGDQVTVSLEGRPFCRLMLAHGGPALPVSSAWVPQKAVTLAQLREGQMFRYTPQAKGRLQLARLKHFWADGEHFPALQAGNWTVGGYMPAFDMTFPVSAITGI from the coding sequence ATGATCGCACCTGCCCCCTGGCAACTGCACGGGCGCGCCTATGCCTTCGCACTGAAAACCGGCGCTGCACAACGCACTGCGCAGTCTGGTGCTCCCGCCGCCCTGGGCGAGCCCGGCGGCGCGCGCAGCATTCTCATGTTCGTGGATTACGCCAGCTCTGATGTGGGCCCGTACCGGGAGTTGTTGTTTATTCCCGGGCATTACCGTTTCCCGGACGGGCGCCGCTACAACTCCATTGGCCGCATTTACGTATCCAGCCAGGACAGCGTCGACAACGGGCGAAGCAATTGGGGCATTCCCAAGGATCACGCAGATTTCGAGGTGGAGCAGACAGAGGCCGGAGATCAGGTAACGGTCTCCCTGGAGGGCCGCCCGTTCTGTCGCCTGATGCTCGCGCACGGTGGACCGGCGCTGCCGGTGTCCTCCGCCTGGGTGCCACAAAAGGCCGTGACATTGGCACAACTACGGGAGGGCCAAATGTTCCGCTATACACCACAAGCAAAGGGCCGCCTGCAACTGGCGCGGCTGAAGCATTTCTGGGCGGACGGCGAGCATTTCCCGGCACTGCAAGCCGGCAACTGGACGGTGGGCGGCTATATGCCGGCGTTTGACATGACGTTCCCGGTCTCGGCGATCACCGGGATATAA
- a CDS encoding 4a-hydroxytetrahydrobiopterin dehydratase, which yields MTLKQEHCEACRADAPAASQAEIGAWRDEIPDWKLIEEEGVQKLERQFSFPDFVAAMAFTGKVAALAEAEGHHPALLTEWGKVTVTWWSHKLRGLHRNDFICAARTDALAND from the coding sequence ATGACGCTGAAACAGGAGCATTGCGAGGCCTGCCGGGCAGACGCCCCGGCGGCCAGCCAGGCGGAAATCGGTGCCTGGCGCGACGAGATTCCGGACTGGAAGCTGATCGAAGAAGAAGGCGTCCAGAAGCTGGAGCGGCAGTTCAGTTTTCCTGATTTCGTCGCCGCCATGGCCTTTACCGGCAAAGTGGCGGCGCTTGCCGAAGCCGAAGGCCACCACCCGGCCCTGCTGACCGAATGGGGCAAGGTCACGGTCACCTGGTGGTCGCACAAACTGCGCGGCCTGCACCGCAACGACTTTATCTGCGCCGCACGTACCGACGCCCTGGCCAACGATTGA
- the bioF gene encoding 8-amino-7-oxononanoate synthase: MAATSAFDLETALAERRRLHRYRTRLNTDAPAGRETVVDGRRYLNFCANDYLGLANHPDVVQALKQAADDIGVGSGASHLVCGHSRFHHALEEQLADATGRPRALLFSTGFMANLGVVGALLDKPDAVFEDKLNHASLIDAGLASGARFRRYLHNDADSLAAQLARADARRKLVITDGVFSMDGDAAPLAALCDVADAHDAWMMVDDAHGFGVLGEQGVGTPAAQQVAARIPVYMATLGKALGTFGAFVAGSEALIETLIQFARPYIYTTAMPPAVAAATLKSLAIMRTETWRREKLVALIAQFRRGAQAQGYTLMDSATPIQPLLIGDDAAALQLSGRLREQGVLVSAIRPPTVPDGTARLRVTLSAAHAPEDVDALLAALGEAPSSQD; this comes from the coding sequence ATGGCTGCAACCTCTGCTTTCGATCTTGAAACGGCGCTGGCGGAACGCCGACGCCTGCATCGCTACCGTACGCGCCTGAACACTGATGCGCCGGCCGGTCGCGAGACGGTGGTTGATGGCCGCCGCTACCTCAACTTCTGCGCCAACGATTATCTTGGTCTGGCCAATCATCCGGATGTGGTCCAGGCGCTGAAACAGGCTGCCGATGACATTGGTGTCGGCAGCGGCGCATCGCATCTGGTGTGTGGTCACAGCCGTTTTCACCACGCGCTGGAAGAACAGCTGGCGGATGCCACTGGCCGGCCGCGCGCGCTGCTGTTCTCCACCGGCTTCATGGCCAACCTGGGCGTGGTGGGGGCATTGCTCGACAAGCCTGATGCCGTGTTCGAAGACAAACTCAATCACGCTTCCCTGATTGATGCCGGTCTTGCCAGCGGCGCCCGCTTCCGCCGTTATCTGCACAACGATGCCGACAGCCTCGCCGCACAACTGGCGCGCGCCGACGCGCGCCGCAAACTCGTGATCACCGACGGCGTGTTCAGCATGGACGGCGATGCCGCGCCGCTGGCCGCATTGTGCGATGTGGCCGACGCGCATGACGCCTGGATGATGGTGGACGATGCACACGGCTTCGGTGTGCTGGGCGAGCAGGGCGTCGGTACGCCGGCAGCACAACAGGTCGCCGCGCGCATTCCCGTGTACATGGCCACGCTCGGCAAGGCACTGGGCACCTTCGGTGCCTTTGTTGCCGGCAGCGAAGCCCTGATCGAAACCCTGATTCAATTTGCCCGGCCCTATATCTACACCACGGCGATGCCGCCGGCTGTCGCGGCGGCAACCTTGAAAAGCCTGGCGATCATGCGCACGGAAACCTGGCGCCGCGAAAAACTGGTGGCGCTGATTGCTCAGTTCCGTCGTGGCGCCCAGGCGCAGGGCTACACACTGATGGACTCCGCCACGCCGATCCAGCCGCTGCTTATCGGCGACGATGCGGCGGCGCTGCAACTCAGCGGACGTTTGCGCGAACAGGGTGTTCTGGTGTCGGCCATCCGCCCGCCCACCGTGCCGGACGGCACCGCGCGCCTGCGGGTGACGTTGTCCGCCGCGCACGCACCCGAAGACGTTGATGCATTACTGGCGGCGCTCGGTGAAGCGCCGTCTTCACAGGATTAA
- the hemE gene encoding uroporphyrinogen decarboxylase, producing MTFPALKNDRFLKALLREPVDMTPVWMMRQAGRYLPEYRASREKAGSFMDLCKNADFACEVTLQPLARYPLDAAILFSDILTIPDAMGLGLYFETGEGPRFRKVVRTEADIEALPVPEAEKDLDYVMRAVSTIRHALGGSVPLIGFSGSPWTLATYMVEGGSSKDFRHLKAMVYSQPELAHQLLDKLARSVTDYLNAQIRHGAQAVQIFDTWGGALSAEAYKHFSLRYMQQIVDGLIRDQDGRKVPVILFTKNGGLWLEDIAASGCDALGVDWTINIGQARQRVGDRVALQGNMDPAVLYASPEAIRAEVKRILTDFGPHNGHVFNLGHGITPQVDPAHAGVFINAVHEFSQR from the coding sequence ATGACGTTTCCCGCACTCAAGAATGATCGCTTTCTCAAGGCGCTGCTGCGCGAGCCGGTGGACATGACGCCAGTCTGGATGATGCGCCAGGCGGGCCGTTACCTGCCGGAATACCGCGCCTCGCGGGAAAAGGCCGGCTCCTTCATGGACCTGTGCAAGAACGCCGATTTTGCCTGCGAAGTAACGCTGCAACCGCTGGCGCGCTACCCGCTGGATGCGGCGATCCTGTTTTCCGACATCCTGACCATTCCCGACGCCATGGGCCTGGGCCTGTATTTCGAGACCGGCGAAGGTCCGCGCTTCCGCAAGGTCGTGCGCACGGAAGCCGACATCGAGGCACTGCCAGTCCCCGAGGCGGAAAAGGACCTGGATTATGTGATGCGTGCGGTGAGCACCATCCGCCACGCCCTCGGTGGCAGCGTGCCGCTGATCGGCTTTTCCGGCAGCCCCTGGACACTGGCCACCTACATGGTGGAAGGCGGCTCCTCAAAAGATTTCCGGCACCTGAAGGCGATGGTCTACAGCCAGCCCGAACTGGCGCATCAACTGCTGGACAAACTGGCGCGCTCGGTGACCGATTACCTGAACGCCCAGATTCGTCATGGTGCACAAGCTGTGCAGATTTTTGATACCTGGGGCGGTGCGTTGTCCGCCGAAGCCTATAAGCATTTCTCGTTGCGCTACATGCAGCAGATTGTTGACGGCCTGATTCGCGACCAGGACGGCCGCAAGGTGCCGGTGATCCTGTTCACCAAGAACGGTGGCCTGTGGCTGGAAGACATCGCCGCCAGCGGCTGCGATGCGCTTGGCGTGGACTGGACCATCAACATTGGCCAGGCGCGTCAGCGCGTGGGGGATCGTGTGGCGTTGCAGGGGAACATGGACCCGGCGGTGCTGTACGCGTCACCGGAGGCGATTCGCGCGGAAGTGAAACGGATCCTGACGGATTTCGGTCCGCACAACGGTCACGTGTTCAACCTGGGGCACGGCATCACGCCGCAGGTGGATCCGGCCCATGCCGGCGTGTTTATCAACGCGGTGCATGAATTCAGTCAGCGCTGA
- a CDS encoding 2-phosphosulfolactate phosphatase yields the protein MNIQISQGHFPPPNPDGITVVIDVIRAFTTSFYAFRGGVTRILPVPSAEAAFALREQYPDALLAGEVDALPIEGFDFGNSPWEISHADVRGRTLIMRTTNGVAATLNARPCAGLFVASLVNARATAAAILARKPPRVVLVASHPTGDEDVACAEYLSGLIGGLGISEEQAIERTRNAHAARKFYAGHHPRLRAADIEMAAHCEKEGFAMEVTDTEELAIRALPPT from the coding sequence TTGAATATCCAGATTAGCCAGGGACACTTCCCGCCACCGAACCCGGACGGCATCACTGTCGTGATCGATGTCATCCGTGCATTCACCACCAGCTTTTATGCCTTTCGCGGCGGGGTGACGCGCATCCTGCCCGTGCCTTCGGCAGAAGCGGCCTTCGCGTTGCGGGAACAGTACCCGGACGCGTTGCTGGCCGGCGAGGTCGACGCGCTGCCCATCGAGGGGTTCGATTTCGGCAATTCGCCCTGGGAGATCAGCCACGCGGATGTGCGTGGCCGCACCTTGATCATGCGCACCACCAACGGCGTCGCCGCCACCCTCAATGCCCGCCCCTGCGCCGGGCTGTTCGTGGCCAGCCTGGTCAATGCCCGCGCCACCGCCGCGGCCATCCTGGCGCGCAAGCCGCCGCGCGTAGTGCTGGTGGCGTCGCACCCCACCGGCGATGAAGATGTGGCCTGCGCCGAATACCTCAGCGGCCTGATCGGCGGCTTGGGCATCAGCGAGGAACAGGCCATCGAGCGCACCCGCAACGCGCATGCCGCGCGCAAGTTCTATGCCGGCCATCACCCGCGCCTGCGCGCAGCGGACATCGAGATGGCCGCGCACTGCGAGAAGGAAGGCTTCGCCATGGAAGTCACCGACACCGAAGAACTGGCCATCCGGGCGCTCCCTCCCACCTGA
- a CDS encoding acyl-CoA dehydrogenase family protein — translation MPEQPEVAVIEWNEQQQMIQKMVRDFVEKEVVPHLDDIEYNGVPPYDILRKMIRTFGMDVLATQQFNKQIAREKAGEVTDKKAPNPEAAAEQAAMRMIPIIELCRHAQGLVTAMGVSMGLAGGAIMSKGSLAQKERWALPLLTLEKVGAWAISEPNAGSDAFGQMKTLARRDGQGGYIINGSKTWITNGPYADTIILICKLDEEGVAPAQRKIVSFILDAGMPGLTQSKPFKKMGIGSSPTGELFLSDVHAGPERLLGESEDGYGRAGAKGTFMQERAGVAAMALGMVERAQELSVQYARDRVQFGRAIGDNQLIQLKLAKMEVARMNLQNMVFRYIDLVAAGKQMTLAEASAMKLYAAQTAMEVTTEAVQIHGGYGYMRESRVEQLMRDAKILQIYAGTDEMQVVAIARDLLAR, via the coding sequence ATGCCCGAGCAACCGGAGGTGGCCGTGATCGAGTGGAATGAACAGCAGCAGATGATCCAGAAAATGGTGCGCGACTTCGTCGAGAAGGAAGTGGTGCCGCATCTGGACGACATCGAATACAACGGCGTGCCGCCCTACGACATCCTGCGCAAGATGATCCGCACATTCGGCATGGATGTGCTGGCCACCCAGCAGTTCAACAAGCAGATCGCCCGGGAGAAAGCCGGCGAGGTCACCGATAAGAAAGCCCCGAACCCGGAAGCCGCCGCCGAACAGGCGGCGATGCGCATGATCCCGATCATCGAGCTGTGCCGCCACGCCCAGGGGCTGGTGACGGCGATGGGTGTGTCCATGGGGCTGGCCGGCGGTGCCATCATGAGCAAGGGCTCGCTGGCCCAGAAAGAACGCTGGGCGCTGCCGCTGCTGACGCTGGAAAAAGTCGGCGCCTGGGCCATTTCCGAACCGAACGCCGGCTCCGATGCCTTCGGCCAGATGAAGACGCTCGCGCGCCGCGATGGCCAGGGCGGCTACATCATCAACGGCAGCAAGACCTGGATCACCAACGGCCCGTATGCCGACACCATCATCCTGATCTGCAAGCTGGACGAAGAGGGCGTGGCCCCCGCCCAGCGCAAGATCGTGTCCTTCATTCTCGATGCCGGCATGCCAGGGCTGACGCAATCGAAACCCTTCAAGAAAATGGGCATTGGCTCCTCGCCCACGGGCGAGCTGTTCCTCAGCGATGTGCATGCCGGCCCGGAACGTCTTCTCGGGGAAAGCGAGGACGGCTATGGCCGCGCAGGCGCCAAGGGCACCTTCATGCAGGAGCGCGCCGGGGTGGCCGCGATGGCGCTGGGCATGGTGGAACGCGCCCAGGAACTGAGCGTGCAGTATGCCCGCGACCGGGTGCAGTTCGGCCGCGCCATTGGCGACAACCAGTTGATCCAGTTGAAGCTGGCGAAGATGGAAGTGGCCCGGATGAACCTGCAGAACATGGTGTTCCGGTATATCGATCTGGTCGCTGCCGGCAAGCAGATGACGCTCGCCGAGGCGTCCGCCATGAAACTCTACGCGGCGCAGACCGCCATGGAAGTCACCACCGAAGCGGTGCAGATTCACGGCGGCTACGGCTACATGCGCGAATCGCGGGTAGAGCAACTGATGCGCGACGCCAAGATCCTGCAGATCTACGCCGGCACCGACGAGATGCAGGTGGTGGCCATCGCGCGCGATCTGCTGGCCCGCTAG
- the bioH gene encoding pimeloyl-ACP methyl ester esterase BioH, translating to MPALLPFHNTYRSTSEAPKGELVLLHGWGLHSIVWDDIMPGLLAHFQVTVIDLPGMGQSPLPNDDYTLDFLVGQVAGVMPENAHVLGWSLGGLVALRLALTHPARVRSVITTGTSPRFVSAPDWPAAMAPEVLEKFSEVLREDENGTLIRFLALNCKGSPTLRDDVRKLKDILYFCGLPAGRALRGGLDMLRDTDLRQTLHQIGVPLMMIFGENDHLVPAAVQADIAALHPGAILAMLKDLAHVPFVSAPDLFLQPVLDFYREQGIV from the coding sequence ATGCCTGCACTGTTGCCGTTTCACAACACTTACCGCAGCACCAGCGAGGCGCCGAAGGGCGAGCTGGTGTTGTTGCACGGCTGGGGCCTGCATTCGATTGTCTGGGACGACATCATGCCCGGCCTGCTGGCGCATTTTCAGGTGACCGTGATTGATCTGCCGGGCATGGGACAAAGCCCGCTGCCGAATGACGACTACACGCTGGATTTTCTGGTCGGGCAGGTGGCTGGCGTGATGCCGGAGAACGCCCATGTGCTGGGCTGGTCGCTGGGCGGGCTGGTGGCGCTCCGGCTGGCGCTGACGCATCCGGCGCGCGTCCGGTCCGTCATCACCACCGGCACCTCGCCGCGCTTTGTTTCGGCGCCCGACTGGCCTGCCGCGATGGCGCCGGAAGTGCTGGAAAAATTCTCCGAAGTGCTGCGCGAAGATGAAAACGGCACACTGATCCGCTTTCTCGCCCTGAACTGCAAGGGCAGCCCAACCCTGCGCGACGACGTGCGCAAGCTGAAAGACATTCTCTATTTTTGCGGCCTGCCCGCCGGGCGTGCCTTGCGCGGTGGGCTGGACATGCTGCGCGATACTGACCTGCGCCAGACCCTGCACCAGATCGGCGTGCCATTGATGATGATCTTTGGCGAAAACGATCATCTCGTCCCGGCGGCCGTGCAGGCCGACATCGCTGCGCTGCATCCCGGCGCCATACTGGCGATGCTCAAGGATCTGGCGCACGTGCCGTTCGTGTCCGCGCCGGATCTGTTCCTGCAACCGGTGCTGGATTTCTACCGGGAGCAGGGCATTGTCTGA